One genomic window of Pagrus major chromosome 22, Pma_NU_1.0 includes the following:
- the akap12b gene encoding A-kinase anchor protein 12b, with the protein MLGTITLTVGQPDGVSVAQKEEAPETMDAIQDEVAPQVNGEKVEKESPDANDISAVEEKAAEEKPSDASEVGFKKIFRFVGFKFTLKKDKSDEKEPVKLVLVKDKEGEEVSKTDEPTKEVEAATDEEKSTAEEKEADTEASTAEAEVIQDGDKAEPTDVPAEGTVTEATDEAVKEEGAEKEEETPPLPQETTVSPFRKLFMAGIFSNLRKKASIKKPKEEEDKEAAVEEEPANTEETAAVAAAAPAAAAAVEEKEEEEKEEVEQETKEEAPATPEEETPEPKKEATATPEEVKSEPEVIVETPAPAENTIEETKQEEEKAEASAEEEKAPTEVTTEAELLSSQEKAKPQGSPLKKLFTGAGLKKLSTKKQKTKKDAEAKLTESGEQVAEQLQSSTESAEAPKAESGPTSSEESGEHVIAVDVSQNECSQENDGEVGSDGEKKKDGIIAWSSFKKLVTPKKRVKRSSESEDEATAEKPTKSATLSSSESAALADKSVEEEAEEDKPTEEEPKTDNGEKLVSSTEEPRKKMDTSVSWEALMCMGGPKKRTRKTSDSDDDDETKIEEELPAASAAPAEGEQEEKTEAPIVISQTEESEKEIVSAPEPVSGPPDRESAWETLKRYVMSKNRAKAEEKPEESAEKVLSDSEAPKEESSFSLKKFLPGRRKKKAEKQVSAELVSGEEDSDTPAVVPLSEYDGPAEAEEEAPAEPAAESASEPAAIQIKITAEDRSPSWIPAVVEDIDDKHDELSDIPEEAENAATPKSVDTDIAEDETEDEAIEPLAAPRLTGRRLSTAEVKPVAPAPAAETTPVPQGPMPERAEQVLAAIEASVSEIPTQTSVTVEEVQLMVASEKTEYEPPTEKAESKTNTILQPHTREEAMAICTGLGTKEIAKVALEKPAMPLIEHVAVIRDALSTEVIREEMPAVTEEATATEDEVLMAQVHEVETTMLEPIVENSLVGAVVIQSASESFEPDVEKVGIVSTLAEESEVVQPATMSENSPKVSLIDPIRPTSEAAVCTPSIEVTEPTIQTKEVIMAMEQVAAAAEHSPAKEVDQAICETTKAAITKETEPAIAVVEPSEGSAIITNTVVLVAPVIVQSDQVADVSEPAEVEETKEEGTVAEAVEATAVQTDQENEKMEEVKEDVQQASEIEAQSMVIAQAVIQDAMDKVSEEPKKPTTPTAHMPAPVQAVATTEKEIELATETPIITDTPVAVTCEKTAPKPLCVAMELIEAVQVETAESLDVPEEEEKKPEDGLKKAVEVNVSEETVVVEEVVEIKAESQTGEEPEEVKEEDTEVQEPEVKEATEEVKPQPEEAKPEAPSVGDKEKVLEIHMPVQVVLQTAQVLEEPSVEEEAVEEFDGNSPVAEDSSVKAKSPASENKLSTVSEEPQATASVEVSAPSQATDAAASEPETEKTSSVKCAEVMAQVIEVIEEAVKEIEPVSTEITAAS; encoded by the exons ATGCTTGGGACAATAACTCTAACAG TTGGCCAGCCAGATGGTGTGTCCGTGGCTCAGAAGGAGGAGGCTCCTGAGACTATGGATGCCATCCAGGACGAAGTGGCTCCTCAAGTGAACGGCGAGAAAGTGGAGAAAGAGTCTCCTGATGCCAATGACATCTCTGCCGTTGAggagaaagcagcagaggagaaacCTAGTGATGCCAGTGAAGTGGGCTTCAAGAAAATCTTCCGCTTTGTGGGCTTCAAGTTCACACTGAAGAAGGACAAAAGTGACGAGAAAGAGCCTGTGAAGCTAGTCTTAGTCAAAGataaagaaggagaggaggttaGTAAGACTGATGAGCCTACAAAGGAGGTGGAGGCTGCCACTGATGAGGAGAAGAGCACAGCTGAAGAAAAGGAGGCTGACACAGAGGCATCTACTGCCGAGGCCGAAGTCATTCAAGATGGGGACAAAGCTGAACCCACTGATGTTCCAGCTGAAGGCACCGTCACTGAAGCTACTGATGAAGCAGTCAAGGAGGAAGGAGctgagaaggaagaagagaccCCTCCGCTACCCCAGGAGACCACTGTGTCACCCTTCAGAAAGCTCTTCATGGCAGGAATTTTCTCTAACCTGAGAAAGAAGGCCAGCATCAAGAAGccaaaagaagaggaagacaagGAGGCAGCTGTTGAGGAGGAGCCAGCTAACACAGAAgaaactgctgctgttgctgctgctgctcctgctgctgctgctgctgtggaagagaaggaggaggaggagaaggaggaggtggagcaagAAACCAAGGAGGAAGCACCAGCAACTCCTGAGGAAGAAACACCAGAGCCCAAGAAGGAGGCCACAGCTACTCCAGAGGAAGTGAAATCAGAGCCTGAGGTCATTGTTGAAACCCCTGCTCCTGCAGAAAATACTATTGAAGAGACCaaacaagaagaggaaaaggcTGAAGCAAGTGCAGAAGAGGAGAAGGCTCCAACAGAGGTGACCACTGAGGCTGAGCTGCTGTCCTCACAGGAGAAGGCAAAGCCCCAGGGAAGCCCCCTGAAGAAGCTTTTCACTGGTGCTGGTTTGAAGAAGCTCTcaacaaagaaacagaagacCAAGAAAGATGCCGAGGCGAAGCTCACTGAGTCTGGAGAGCAGGTGGCTGAGCAGCTTCAATCTTCCACTGAGTCGGCAGAGGCTCCAAAAGCTGAAAGTGGGCCCACATCTTCTGAGGAGTCAGGAGAGCATGTTATTGCTGTGGATGTGAGCCAGAATGAGTGCAGCCAAGAGAATGATGGTGAAGTTGGCTCtgatggagaaaagaaaaaagatggtATTATTGCCTGGTCCTCCTTCAAGAAACTAGTAACACCCAAGAAGCGTGTGAAAAGGTCATCTGAGAGCGAAGATGAAGCCACGGCTGAGAAGCCGACAAAGTCAGCAACCCTCTCCTCTTCTGAGAGCGCAGCATTAGCAGATAAGAGTGTTgaagaggaggctgaggaggatAAGCCAACGGAGGAAGAGCCAAAGACTGACAACGGTGAAAAACTGGTCAGCAGCACTGAGGAGCCCAGAAAGAAAATGGACACCTCTGTCTCCTGGGAGGCTCTGATGTGTATGGGTGGACCCAAAAAGAGGACAAGGAAGACCTCTGATTCAGATGACGATGATGAGACCAAGATTGAAGAGGAATTGCCAGCAGCATCTGCAGCACCGGCagaaggggagcaggaggaaaaaACTGAGGCTCCCATTGTCATTTCTCAAACcgaagagagtgagaaagaaattGTGTCTGCTCCTGAACCTGTAAGCGGCCCCCCTGACAGAGAGTCTGCCTGGGAGACACTGAAACGCTATGTTATGTCCAAGAACAGGGCCAAAGCTGAGGAAAAGCCAGAGGAGTCTGCAGAAAAAGTCCTGTCAGACAGTGAAGCACCAAAAGAGGAGTCATCTTTCTCTTTGAAGAAGTTCTTGCCTGGACGCAGAAAGAAGAAAGCTGAAAAACAAGTGTCTGCTGAACTGGTCTCAGGTGAGGAGGACTCTGACACCCCAGCTGTGGTTCCTCTCTCAGAGTATGACGGGCCAGCTGAAGCTGAAGAGGAAGCACCAGCAGAACCAGCTGCAGAATCAGCTTCAGAACCAGCTGCAATCCAGATTAAAATTACTGCTGAAGATAGATCACCTTCATGGATCCCAGCTGTTGTGGAAGACATTGATGACAAACATGATGAGTTGAGTGACATTCCAGAGGAGGCTGAGAATGCTGCCACGCCAAAGTCTGTTGACACTGACATAGCAGAAGATGAAACTGAGGATGAGGCTATTGAGCCCCTTGCAGCTCCAAGACTCACAGGACGCAGACTGTCCACAGCTGAGGTGAAGCCTGTCGCTCCGGCTCCAGCTGCTGAAACTACTCCTGTTCCTCAGGGACCCATGCCGGAGAGGGCAGAGCAGGTTCTTGCGGCCATAGAGGCCAGTGTCAGTGAAATTCCAACCCAGACATCTGTGACTGTTGAAGAGGTACAACTAATGGTAGCTTCAGAAAAGACTGAGTATGAACCACCAACTGAGAAGGCAGAGTCCAAGACAAATACCATCTTGCAACCACACACTCGTGAAGAGGCCATGGCTATCTGCACTGGCCTTGGAACCAAGGAGATTGCCAAAGTAGCTCTGGAGAAACCTGCAATGCCCCTCATAGAGCACGTGGCTGTGATCCGTGATGCTCTGAGCACAGAGGTGATAAGGGAAGAGATGCCAGCAGTGACAGAGGAAGCCACTGCTACTGAAGATGAAGTGCTGATGGCCCAAGTGCACGAAGTAGAAACCACCATGCTTGAGCCTATTGTTGAAAATTCACTAGTTGGCGCGGTCGTCATTCAGTCAGCCAGTGAGAGCTTTGAACCTGATGTTGAGAAAGTTGGAATTGTTAGCACTCTTGCAGAGGAGTCCGAAGTCGTTCAGCCTGCCACCATGAGCGAGAACTCTCCTAAAGTTAGTCTAATTGATCCCATCAGGCCGACATctgaagcagctgtttgcaCCCCAAGCATAGAAGTCACCGAGCCAACTATACAAACCAAGGAGGTGATCATGGCCATGGAGcaggttgctgctgctgcagagcacAGCCCTGCAAAAGAGGTGGATCAGGCCATATGCGAAACCACAAAGGCTGCCATCACAAAGGAGACCGAGCCAGCCATCGCAGTTGTTGAACCAAGTGAGGGGTCTGCTATTATCACCAACACAGTGGTCCTTGTGGCCCCAGTCATTGTGCAGTCTGACCAAGTGGCAGATGTTTcagagccagctgaggtggagGAAACCAAGGAGGAGGGTACAGTTGCAGAGGCTGTGGAGGCCACTGCCGTCCAAACAGACCAGGAAAatgagaagatggaggaagtCAAGGAGGACGTTCAGCAGGCCAGTGAAATTGAGGCTCAGAGCATGGTCATTGCCCAGGCTGTCATTCAAGATGCCATGGATAAAGTTTCAGAAGAACCCAAAAAGCCAACAACCCCAACAGCCCACATGCCAGCACCAGTCCAGGCTGTGGCAACAACAGAGAAGGAGATTGAGCTCGCAACAGAGACACCCATTATCACTGATACCCCTGTTGCTGTCACCTGCGAAAAAACTGCACCAAAGCCATTGTGTGTCGCCATGGAGCTCATCGAAGCAGTCCAAGTAGAAACTGCAGAGAGCCTTGATGTgcctgaagaggaggagaagaaaccAGAAGATGGTTTGAAGAAAGCTGTGGAGGTAAATGTAAGTGAAGAAACTGTTGTAGTGGAAGAAGTGGTGGAGATAAAggcagagagtcagacaggtgaAGAGCCTGAAGAAGTCAAGGAAGAAGACACAGAGGTTCAGGAACCAGAAGTAAAAGAAGCAACTGAGGAAGTGAAACCACAACCAGAAGAAGCAAAGCCAGAGGCACCTTCAGTGGGGGACAAAGAGAAAGTGCTTGAGATTCACATGCCAGTCCAAGTGGTCCTGCAGACAGCGCAGGTACTCGAGGAACCGTCGGTGGAAGAAGAGGCTGTGGAAGAGTTTGACGGCAACAGTCCTGTGGCGGAAGACTCCAGCGTTAAAGCAAAGAGCCCTGCAAGTGAAAATAAACTCTCAACGGTGTCAGAAGAACCTCAAGCGACAGCTTCGGTGGAGGTTTCCGCTCCCAGCCAAGCCACAGACGCAGCAGCCAGCgaaccagagacagagaaaacGTCGTCGGTGAAGTGTGCAGAGGTGATGGCACAGGTGATCGAGGTGATCGAGGAGGCCGTGAAGGAGATCGAGCCTGTGTCCACAGAGATCACAGCAGCGTCATGA